A region of Nitrospira defluvii DNA encodes the following proteins:
- a CDS encoding efflux transporter outer membrane subunit, translating to MTACRTAADHLRLALGLGCGLFFGSCAWIPQGDAPAEYLEPPEIHETLSEVTSRLQQWPEDRWWEQFGSPELNELITGALKDNPGLKQASARLRQAQSLVKVEGARLLPFLEADASLTYERISQHGVFAALNQEVAGIKIMYGIINPLSFRYEFDFWGKNRAMLEAALGHAAAEEAERAEVRLRLTTGIARAYFRGQALQQQLNVVKAMVGIRRDLKKLAETRFQLGLDNDQPVKIAVADYEAAFKRQAAIRDQLDVQRHLLARLAGKGPDEAAHLFAKPQVTVPRQIPAPDHLSMGLLVHRPDLAAALYRAHAASRLVKVAKTQFYPTIDLTGFVGFNALTLAKGTDKLANFLFSGQSFAYGLAPGLRMPWFEGGRLRGELGAQRAEYDAAVELYNDTLLDAMREVADSLSAWQTTGEMMASHKRLLASLGEDWRLAKVRLVNGLDDDREVLLHRHPVLEQEYALRALESDQLVAAVDLIESLGGGYNNPDIEKRPTQKPS from the coding sequence ATGACAGCCTGTCGCACGGCGGCGGATCATCTGCGACTTGCGCTTGGACTCGGCTGTGGGCTGTTCTTCGGCAGCTGCGCCTGGATTCCGCAAGGCGACGCGCCGGCCGAATATCTTGAGCCGCCCGAAATCCACGAGACATTGTCCGAAGTGACGAGCCGTCTGCAGCAATGGCCGGAGGATCGCTGGTGGGAACAGTTCGGTAGCCCGGAGTTGAACGAGTTGATCACCGGGGCCCTCAAGGACAATCCCGGACTCAAACAAGCCTCGGCTCGTCTGCGCCAAGCGCAATCGCTCGTCAAGGTAGAAGGGGCCAGGCTCCTGCCGTTTCTGGAAGCGGACGCCTCCCTCACGTACGAACGCATTTCCCAGCATGGGGTGTTCGCCGCACTCAATCAGGAAGTGGCGGGCATCAAGATCATGTACGGCATCATCAATCCGCTGAGCTTCCGGTATGAGTTCGACTTCTGGGGCAAGAACCGGGCGATGCTTGAGGCGGCACTCGGCCATGCAGCCGCGGAAGAGGCGGAACGGGCGGAGGTTCGCCTTCGGCTGACCACCGGTATTGCCCGCGCCTATTTTCGAGGGCAGGCGCTTCAACAGCAGCTCAATGTGGTGAAGGCGATGGTCGGGATCCGTCGGGATCTGAAAAAGCTGGCGGAGACCCGTTTCCAACTGGGGCTGGACAACGACCAGCCAGTCAAAATCGCCGTGGCGGACTATGAAGCCGCCTTCAAACGCCAGGCGGCCATTCGCGATCAACTTGACGTACAACGCCACCTCCTTGCGCGACTGGCTGGCAAAGGGCCGGATGAGGCGGCGCATCTCTTTGCGAAACCTCAGGTCACGGTCCCACGCCAGATTCCGGCGCCGGATCATCTGTCCATGGGGTTGCTGGTGCATCGGCCGGATCTGGCTGCAGCCCTCTATCGGGCGCACGCCGCGTCGAGACTCGTGAAGGTCGCCAAGACGCAGTTTTACCCGACGATCGATCTGACCGGGTTTGTGGGGTTCAACGCGCTGACGCTGGCGAAGGGGACGGACAAACTGGCCAATTTTCTGTTCAGCGGCCAGAGTTTCGCCTACGGACTGGCCCCGGGGTTGCGCATGCCCTGGTTCGAAGGTGGCCGGCTCCGCGGGGAATTGGGTGCACAACGTGCGGAATACGACGCTGCTGTGGAACTGTACAACGACACCTTGCTGGACGCGATGCGAGAGGTCGCGGACAGCCTCAGTGCCTGGCAGACGACCGGCGAGATGATGGCCTCTCACAAGCGCCTGTTGGCGTCGCTCGGGGAGGACTGGCGGCTGGCGAAGGTGCGGTTGGTCAACGGTCTCGACGACGACCGGGAAGTGTTGCTGCATCGGCATCCGGTGCTGGAGCAGGAATATGCCTTGAGAGCGCTGGAGAGCGACCAACTAGTGGCCGCGGTCGATCTCATCGAATCGTTGGGCGGCGGGTATAACAACCCGGATATTGAAAAACGACCGACACAGAAACCGAGCTGA
- a CDS encoding DHA2 family efflux MFS transporter permease subunit yields the protein MAAVYLRRLHGWRFVLFNAVLGLAHIVVLFNAGSYIALLPHVSGDLGGVLPSFLTWAQTDFMVGLALGFPLARYLSGRLGEYRLMIAAFMVYSLASYLCGDSRTLAQFVPARIVQGIAGGITIPLAQSMLLNEYPKRLKALALTVWGLFSITPFTIGMPVGGYIAYMLGWRSLFYLDFVLTLIIVGTLSALLYGRGFRRRYARFDLVGFLLLAVLLLGLQTLLNMGNDFDWLDSPFLQAVALVLVIAFPVFIIWELGERHPTLDLHLFKHRNFVIGLIGLTLGFFSIQGLLSLLIVQIQLLLGYSSKLAGLALLPLVLLGAPTIAVMHYLCKYLDARWLVCLNCLGFAWTFYWIGLFDDPHSYEELFWPMVVEGIFLGSFFTPVTVLTLHGLSGPLMTRAAEVANLLRVAAGAFGITFQGIVFFRRAHFHQLHLADHFGGRQSVSFDPLGQLTAKLSSSGLTPGEVQAKLGLLIKQEAAILSMNDAFLVASFLFIGLGVLVWFAHPTHLPVPMSPAEELRRMRAEELLEEVP from the coding sequence ATGGCAGCGGTGTATCTCAGGCGATTACATGGATGGCGCTTCGTGCTCTTCAATGCCGTGCTCGGCTTGGCGCACATCGTCGTGCTCTTCAACGCCGGCTCCTATATCGCGCTCCTGCCGCATGTGTCCGGGGATCTCGGCGGGGTGTTGCCAAGCTTTCTCACCTGGGCCCAAACCGACTTCATGGTCGGTCTTGCCCTGGGATTCCCCCTGGCACGGTATCTTTCGGGGCGGCTCGGTGAGTATCGCCTGATGATCGCCGCTTTCATGGTGTACAGCCTGGCGTCGTACCTGTGTGGCGACAGTCGGACACTCGCGCAATTCGTCCCTGCCCGCATCGTACAGGGGATCGCCGGCGGCATCACGATCCCGCTGGCACAATCGATGTTGCTCAATGAATATCCCAAACGCCTCAAGGCGCTCGCGCTGACGGTTTGGGGCCTGTTCAGCATTACGCCCTTCACCATCGGCATGCCGGTCGGCGGCTACATCGCCTATATGCTGGGCTGGCGGTCCCTGTTCTATCTGGATTTCGTGCTGACGCTGATTATCGTCGGGACACTGAGCGCGCTCTTGTATGGCCGGGGATTTCGGCGCAGATATGCGCGTTTCGATCTGGTGGGATTCCTCCTGCTAGCGGTGTTGCTGCTCGGGTTGCAGACGCTGCTCAACATGGGCAATGACTTCGACTGGTTGGACTCGCCGTTCCTCCAGGCCGTCGCTCTTGTGCTGGTCATTGCATTTCCGGTCTTCATCATCTGGGAGCTCGGGGAACGCCATCCGACGCTGGACCTTCATCTCTTCAAGCACCGGAATTTCGTCATCGGACTCATCGGGTTGACGCTCGGGTTTTTCTCGATCCAGGGGCTCCTGTCGCTCCTGATCGTCCAGATCCAATTGCTGTTGGGCTATTCCTCGAAGCTGGCGGGCCTGGCGCTGCTCCCGTTGGTGTTATTGGGGGCGCCCACGATCGCCGTGATGCACTACCTGTGCAAGTACCTCGATGCGCGCTGGTTGGTCTGCTTGAACTGTCTCGGTTTCGCCTGGACCTTCTATTGGATCGGCCTGTTCGACGATCCGCATTCATACGAGGAACTGTTCTGGCCCATGGTGGTCGAGGGGATCTTTTTGGGGTCCTTCTTCACCCCGGTCACGGTGCTGACCCTGCATGGCCTGTCCGGCCCGCTGATGACGCGTGCGGCGGAGGTAGCCAATCTGTTACGTGTCGCCGCCGGTGCGTTTGGTATCACGTTTCAGGGCATCGTGTTTTTTCGGCGGGCGCATTTTCATCAGCTGCACCTGGCCGACCATTTCGGCGGGCGGCAGTCGGTCTCCTTCGATCCGCTTGGGCAACTGACCGCCAAGTTGAGTTCATCGGGGCTCACGCCCGGCGAGGTACAGGCGAAGTTGGGGCTGCTCATCAAGCAGGAGGCGGCGATTCTCAGTATGAATGATGCGTTCCTCGTCGCCAGTTTTCTGTTCATTGGGCTTGGAGTGTTGGTGTGGTTCGCCCATCCGACGCATCTGCCGGTGCCGATGTCGCCGGCCGAGGAACTCCGGCGTATGCGTGCGGAAGAATTGCTCGAGGAGGTACCATGA
- a CDS encoding formate/nitrite transporter family protein, which translates to MDYVKPYGVVESMLAGGALKLSLPPRQLVLRGMLAGAYLGIGTSMAVTVAVETGYWIIGSLLFPFGLALAILLGAEIITGSFALLPVAVADGQKNAGLPHVLANMGWVFLGNLLGSVLYAGLFAIALTTAGDAHINAIGTKLIAVAEAKTNYYVSHGSSGLLAAFTKGMLCNWMVSLAVVAAYMSTSFSGKILAIWGPTLLFFSQGFEHAVVNMFLIPVGMMLGGNISISTWWLWNQIPVTLGNLVGGMLFTGLAIYTAHRGTAPATAQPVPTAVPVQPANQRRDQPGYSPSY; encoded by the coding sequence ATGGACTACGTGAAGCCATATGGCGTGGTGGAAAGCATGTTGGCTGGGGGCGCATTGAAGCTGAGCTTGCCGCCTCGCCAATTGGTGCTACGTGGGATGTTGGCTGGTGCCTATCTGGGGATCGGCACCAGCATGGCCGTGACGGTGGCTGTCGAGACGGGTTACTGGATCATCGGCAGTCTGCTCTTCCCATTCGGCCTGGCGTTGGCGATTTTGCTGGGAGCGGAGATCATTACCGGCAGCTTCGCGCTTCTTCCCGTGGCGGTGGCCGACGGTCAGAAGAACGCCGGCCTTCCTCATGTGCTGGCAAACATGGGTTGGGTCTTCCTGGGCAATCTCCTGGGCAGCGTCTTGTACGCGGGGTTGTTCGCGATTGCCCTGACCACCGCCGGAGATGCCCATATCAATGCGATTGGTACCAAGCTCATTGCGGTTGCCGAAGCGAAGACCAACTATTATGTGTCGCACGGCTCCTCCGGCCTTCTCGCGGCCTTTACCAAAGGGATGCTTTGTAACTGGATGGTCAGTCTCGCCGTTGTCGCTGCCTACATGTCGACGTCCTTTTCCGGGAAAATTCTCGCCATCTGGGGGCCGACGCTGTTGTTCTTTTCACAAGGATTCGAGCATGCAGTCGTGAACATGTTTCTGATTCCGGTCGGCATGATGCTGGGAGGCAATATCAGCATCTCCACCTGGTGGTTGTGGAATCAGATTCCAGTGACGCTGGGGAATTTGGTCGGCGGCATGCTGTTTACCGGATTAGCGATTTATACGGCCCATCGTGGTACCGCACCGGCTACGGCGCAACCGGTCCCGACGGCGGTTCCGGTCCAGCCAGCGAACCAGCGGCGTGACCAGCCGGGCTATTCACCCTCGTATTAG
- a CDS encoding ATP-binding protein has product MSDLLSNLPIARKLFLASVIPALTVLLLSILTYRSVTTFSDDEGQLNDIYYSQRLASEYLRLVVDLETGFRGFVLTSQEHYLFPYRTAQDHVLNIGRTLEAQVSQQDDQRALITSVQQLVKQFIHEKEALIDAVKAEHTEEAREYIEEGKGRTLMLKIRQDMGRFEHLTQTALNTKLAKIAQDRDAMLMTILGGGLFALICMVAALHLIAHSITTPLARLASAVVTSDSNPIPQVPVMTRTDEIGHLSRVMRAMSAAIESHIAMVQQSEANLRQLNQDLAGSEAKYRSIVDHAPFGIFTTRGMTLVFSNRYNSLLAGLDPGEEKDPEAVRRAIHPEDRDRVIEEFAQAVAEGQPCEMVFRFLHADGTVRKVLSRRIPIRDQSGEVVMYQGFNVDITALDFMQTRLRRAERLATLGQVAAGIAHEIRNPLVGIGSTTSLLLDDTAADDARRPDLEVILQETKRLDRIVNQIIDYARPREVVAFAFDMAQLVHEVTKVLDEPLARKQATITLSAPSPPYMIQADRDQFKQVLLNVMQNAVEATPAGGSITVTMTPLARGLEPGLEVAVTDDGQGISPSHLQHVFEPFFTSGKPRGTGLGLAICRNILDAHGGDIALDSKPGCGTTVRIWAPLRQQPQRMQEEETHAGHDLRNG; this is encoded by the coding sequence TTGAGTGACCTGTTAAGCAACCTCCCCATTGCCCGCAAGCTCTTCCTTGCGTCGGTCATCCCTGCGCTGACGGTGCTGCTCCTCAGTATCTTGACCTATCGCAGCGTGACGACCTTCTCCGACGATGAAGGCCAGCTGAACGACATCTACTACTCGCAACGTCTGGCATCGGAATACCTTCGGCTCGTGGTCGACCTTGAAACAGGATTCCGCGGTTTTGTGCTCACCAGCCAAGAACATTATCTGTTTCCCTATCGCACGGCCCAGGACCATGTACTGAACATCGGCCGCACACTGGAGGCGCAGGTTTCCCAGCAAGATGATCAACGCGCGCTCATCACCTCCGTGCAGCAACTCGTCAAACAGTTCATCCATGAAAAGGAGGCGCTGATCGACGCCGTGAAGGCCGAGCATACCGAGGAGGCGCGAGAGTATATCGAGGAAGGGAAAGGGCGCACGCTGATGTTGAAAATCCGGCAAGACATGGGCCGGTTCGAACACCTGACGCAAACGGCCTTGAATACCAAGCTGGCGAAAATCGCCCAAGATCGAGACGCCATGCTGATGACCATCCTCGGCGGCGGACTCTTCGCCCTGATCTGCATGGTGGCGGCCTTACACCTGATTGCCCACTCCATCACCACGCCGCTGGCGCGCTTGGCCTCCGCCGTCGTCACATCCGACAGCAACCCGATCCCGCAAGTTCCCGTCATGACCAGAACGGATGAAATCGGCCATTTGTCGCGTGTGATGCGTGCGATGAGCGCGGCCATCGAATCTCACATCGCCATGGTGCAACAATCGGAAGCGAACCTCCGCCAGCTCAACCAAGATCTGGCTGGATCCGAAGCCAAATACCGCAGCATCGTCGACCATGCCCCCTTCGGCATTTTCACTACACGCGGCATGACCCTCGTCTTCAGCAACCGCTACAACAGCCTGCTCGCGGGTCTCGATCCAGGCGAGGAGAAAGATCCTGAGGCGGTTCGCCGCGCCATCCACCCGGAAGACCGTGACCGGGTGATCGAGGAATTCGCCCAGGCAGTCGCGGAAGGGCAACCCTGCGAAATGGTATTCCGCTTTCTGCACGCCGACGGTACGGTCCGCAAGGTCTTGAGCCGGCGCATCCCGATTCGAGACCAGTCCGGAGAGGTCGTCATGTACCAGGGATTCAACGTGGACATCACGGCCCTCGATTTCATGCAAACGCGATTGCGTCGGGCCGAACGACTGGCCACCTTGGGACAGGTCGCCGCCGGCATCGCACATGAGATCAGAAACCCCCTCGTGGGAATCGGCTCGACCACCTCCCTCCTGCTCGACGACACCGCCGCCGATGACGCCCGACGCCCGGACCTCGAGGTCATCCTGCAAGAGACCAAACGCCTCGACCGGATCGTCAATCAGATCATCGACTACGCGCGTCCCCGTGAGGTTGTGGCATTCGCCTTCGACATGGCACAGTTGGTGCACGAGGTCACAAAGGTGTTAGATGAGCCCCTTGCGAGGAAACAGGCAACGATCACGCTCTCGGCCCCGTCTCCACCCTATATGATCCAAGCCGACCGTGATCAATTCAAACAGGTGCTGCTCAACGTGATGCAAAATGCCGTCGAGGCCACGCCGGCCGGAGGGTCGATTACCGTGACCATGACCCCGCTCGCTCGCGGCCTCGAACCAGGACTTGAAGTGGCGGTCACGGACGACGGACAGGGTATCAGCCCCTCCCACTTGCAACATGTGTTCGAGCCGTTCTTCACGAGCGGCAAGCCGCGCGGAACAGGATTGGGGTTGGCCATCTGCCGCAATATTCTCGATGCCCACGGCGGAGACATTGCCCTGGACAGCAAGCCGGGATGCGGCACCACGGTACGCATCTGGGCACCCTTACGACAACAACCGCAACGAATGCAGGAAGAAGAAACTCATGCAGGCCACGATCTACGTAACGGATGA